CCAGAACGACGGTCATTCGCAGGACGGTTCGCATCGGTATCGGCTCCAGGTGTCGGGTTGGCGTGAGCGACGATTATACCCGTGCATCCCTGTCGACACTTGTTGAATCCTGTAGACACGATTCAGTCGGGATGGCACACCCGCGTCACCGCCCACCTCTGGCTGCCGTGGGAAAGACGCGCGACGGCCTCCTCGGGGGGGACCCACGATACGGTGTGCTCCGGAACGACCCCCGCGGCGCGATCGACGACGACCGCCTTGAAGAACGTGCACCGCTTCCGGAAGTGGGCGCGCTCCGCCTCGCCGAATACCAGCTCGTCCGCGACCCCGACGAGATCGCCCAGGCGCACGACGAAGCCGCACTCCTCGAGCGACTCCCGCATCGCGGCGAGCTCCGGCGTCTCGTCCCCCTCCTGGCCGCCGCCCGGAAGGAACGTCCCGCTCCGGGTCTCGAGGATGGCGACGTCTCCGACGTCGTTCCGGAGCACGACGTAGCCGCCGAGCCGCAGCCGGTAGTCGACACCCCCCA
This portion of the Acidobacteriota bacterium genome encodes:
- a CDS encoding NUDIX domain-containing protein, which produces MSAIVEFGTRVGGVDYRLRLGGYVVLRNDVGDVAILETRSGTFLPGGGQEGDETPELAAMRESLEECGFVVRLGDLVGVADELVFGEAERAHFRKRCTFFKAVVVDRAAGVVPEHTVSWVPPEEAVARLSHGSQRWAVTRVCHPD